Proteins from a genomic interval of Bombus affinis isolate iyBomAffi1 chromosome 14, iyBomAffi1.2, whole genome shotgun sequence:
- the LOC126923787 gene encoding uncharacterized protein LOC126923787 isoform X3, producing MSGSDGEDGQCNGTIESNVVAMDDVLVKKHTDDTLCDGCVTVEGDFTRQESKRTINYTEDAVSSPVVADSIPVADSIPVADSVPVASVTLDESVVDEFIKGARASHSMELNAMQTRPESLVESPSTAVNIDNPFRGKEMCSCDVCKAKRELLREELHKAMKFQNLWAELRQHIRGSFNVALEASCFLGGLEFQQTPFSADDTHKIVLQLCKRNPHQLFMRLVSLAQEFVVEIKVRLLNLLQHLSVNNLPEIFLIGLLDDYDALITTAVKISEFVKLLKDHLGKFNYKFPLPWAAFIKKLYQIYIYDDPFIQNSLSPFIGQLKKVLPLKSSEYQRLFHRYLWFEKEMTVIRDLWAETESWMDKYNAEQACRMTHLRQVREVFTATRKLMEPRMLNKWTDVESELYEANGQLSAITSQEKVGVSEVDNRPLSPTPDLSLDSPNMPPSIEILQILLDDWSKVVKSLRQKLSDVTDAQPTTDIYTNGQEDFFDYACATCHLVQSAMRSVRAHIEGTCLENNIEEEKSCECHMCIGPAISSSINKSDAENILLPLENPFPQLTNGFLEDTANFSATQVKKKIEDLEIKEIKSDGNEIRIENEDVDLRAPDPQLCSCVYQHVKEITERKVVLENPPCLCLLNSKRKIWDTCPCLTKSVPEPVSPNDHPKPPSPSIVKANQEPNKPAVKTGSTQSAQTQTRHSTTQTPNTAHNHTTHQGTTHSHTHGSLPDLVKNTGPTHRSHSHSNHSSHACHKQANVEHIKRVSCNDLSSGDGDCSDSGSSQEDSCSTSSSVQRDSSRHCDCCYCEVFGHGVPSVAPVSRNYNEMRERLRQLLTKKKARKCKATCSPSKSSSDSLVSDTSTETKAATNAAPRLNTPISTVPAIQVDQRDQRDLEELLEFIEGNQNGKKDNNKKAEKKARQKQRKLEEKLKRDRQEAEKLKLIELQKKTPEVTITVVDPQKPVPQRLLPQCNLPEVSILPTSPPVALPTVKQLSNKKKDKQEVCSNSSNTSSSSCSSSSSSTSNINSKTKTASVNTNVKNKSISKAEKLMISGQVNNKAVIKSDKTEVSNKSNKIQTNNSNSTNVKNNAMDKSLTVDLDNKNLTKKERKKLKKKMKKMEEVKAKEETKKPVQTETQPQIVTIKRVMESNSAEPTVTITLKGQTPAEDKVLFTLVNGQTKEVTGLKLENEQSQNVYGKKKKTKANNNNNNNNNTSNNNNNSLQQGNKQQQTNNSKQQTQNKICDSKNNMKQQSNNEKSKGKQVDEKKIQQQNITEIKTKSKKDKKNIENKENVLQQNVVNKNKNQSQNVSGKKQNKVNTPPQTPVSQKPSQNFNISSDNKKTKIQSQERNGQLNSNKSSKNTSASITIKQMKGDNQKIQSKLINQTTIKQRQELHSASTERINSPLSSQFKDIGANSKINIENLKLPPGITITKVDAPAKPLPIRSAPLPKPVNPPKQTTIIAAPMSGVQSSYASSQAGGNVIVVDTGKLKQDLLPKPAEKDVAKETQQSQSTTNKKKKKKNKNGLNSSNTSHQPTIQNNDPFVNDHADEPARILHNPSTNMVTIRNPAFGPMKVPPTQQAAIIKVSENGMVTIRSPALQQAINAGLTSPPKPDYIVKGDLSSKTSMENSSLKHTNGIIPSSLAELRSRLTPDCTTLSGLANIQISKVTNGQPIPENGINLKGTSVTLTKVRTEPCMEDVQCAKTAVREAINASIAASSSGKSKKKKKRGTGTRQCGDDWNLVVTCPRTMYKSRDTFRC from the exons ATGAGCGGCAGCGACGGCGAGGACGGTCAGTGCAACGGGACGATAGAAAGCAACGTAGTAGCGATGGATGACGTTCTTGTTAAGAAACACACTGACGACACTCTCTGCGATGGATGTGTTACCGTCGAAGGCGATTTCACGCGACAGGAAAGCAAACGGACTATTAATTATACAGAGGATGCTGTTAGCTCTCCCGTTGTTGCGGACTCGATCCCTGTCGCGGACTCGATCCCAGTCGCGGACTCGGTTCCTGTCGCG AGCGTGACACTTGACGAAAGCGTAGTGGATGAGTTTATCAAGGGCGCGAGGGCTTCCCATAGCATGGAACTGAATGCGATGCAAACGAGGCCTGAGTCGCTTGTCGAAAGTCCAAGTACCGCTGTGAACATAGACAACCCGTTCAGGGGTAAGGAAATGTGTTCATGCGATGTATGCAAAGCAAAAAG GGAACTGCTTAGAGAGGAGTTACATAAAGCCATGAAGTTCCAAAATCTATGGGCAGAGTTACGTCAACATATAAGGGGTTCCTTTAATGTTGCCTTAGAAGCTTCTTGTTTCCTTGGAGGGTTAGAGTTCCAACAAACTCCATTTTCAGCGGATGATACGCACAAGATTGTTTTGCA ACTGTGTAAAAGGAATCCTCATCAGTTATTTATGAGGCTAGTAAGCCTGGCACAGGAGTTTGTTGTAGAAATAAAAGTTCGATTATTAAATCTTTTACAACATCTTAGTGTAAATAATTTACCAGAAATTTTTCTTATag GCCTTTTAGATGATTATGATGCATTAATAACAACAGCTGTGAAAATTTCTGAATTTGTAAAACTTTTAAAAGATCATTTGGGCAAGTTCAATTATAAATTTCCTTTACCATGGGctgcttttattaagaaattatatCAGATTTATATATATGATGATCCATTTATACAAAACAGTCTGTCACCTTTTATTGGCCAG TTAAAGAAAGTTTTGCCCTTAAAAAGCTCGGAATACCAGCGTCTTTTCCATCGGTATTTATGGTTTGAGAAAGAAATGACGGTAATTAGAGATCTATGGGCAGAAACTGAATCGTGGATGGACAAGTACAA TGCAGAACAAGCATGTCGAATGACCCATCTTAGGCAAGTAAGGGAAGTGTTCACAGCAACTAGGAAACTTATGGAACCACGTATGTTAAATAAGTGGACCGACGTTGAAAG TGAATTGTATGAAGCGAATGGCCAACTTTCGGCGATTACTTCGCAAGAAAAAGTTGGCGTATCAGAGGTGGACAACAGGCCTTTAAGTCCTACACCGGATTTAAGTTTGGATTCACCCAATATGCCTCCAAGTATCGagatattacaaattttattggATGACTGGAGCAAGGTTGTAAAGTCTCTACGTCAGAAATTATCTGATGTAACAGATGCACAACCGACTACGGACATTTATACTAATGGACAGGAAGATTTCTTTGATTATGCTTGCGCAACTTGCCATTTAGTACAGTCTGCAATGAGATCAGTCAG GGCTCATATTGAAGGAACTTGTTTAGAGAATAatatagaagaagaaaaaagctgTGAATGTCATATGTGTATAGGACCTGCGATATCTTCTAGT ATTAATAAAAGTGATgcagaaaatatattattaccattagAAAATCCTTTTCCACAACTTACAAATGGATTCTTAG AAGATACGGCTAATTTTTCGGCAACGCaagtaaagaaaaaaatagaggATCTGGAGATAAAGGAAATAAAGAGCGACGGCAATGAAATAAGAATCGAAAATGAAGATGTTGATTTAAGGGCGCCCGATCCACAACTTTGTTCATGTGTATATCAGCATGTGAAAGAAATAACAGAGAGAAAAGTGGTGCTAGAAAATCCACCTTGTTTGTGTTTGCTAAACTCCAAACGGAAGATATGGGACACTTGTCCATGCCTAACAAAAT ctGTACCTGAACCAGTTTCACCGAATGATCATCCAAAGCCACCGTCGCCTTCTATCGTGAAGGCTAATCAGGAACCAAATAAACCTGCAGTAAAAACTGGTTCTACGCAGTCTGCTCAAACACAGACGAGGCATTCTACAACGCAGACACCGAACACCGCTCACAATCATACAACGCATCAGG GTACCACTCATTCACATACACATGGGTCCCTTCCAGACTTGGTAAAAAACACGGGTCCTACCCATAGATCTCATAGCCACAGCAATCATTCGTCGCACGCCTGTCACAAACAGGCTAATGTCGAGCACATTAAAAGAGTCTCGTGCAACGACT TAAGTTCCGGAGATGGGGATTGTTCGGATTCCGGGAGTAGTCAGGAAGACTCTTGTTCTACCAGCAGTTCCGTGCAAAGGGATTCCAGTAGACATTGCGACTGTTGTTATTGCGAAGTATTTGGCCATGGAGTT CCTTCGGTAGCACCAGTTAGTAGAAATTATAATGAAATGAGAGAACGATTACGACAATTACTAACCAAGAAAAAAGCTAGGAAGTGTAAAGCCACGTGTAGCCCTTCAAAAAGTTCGTCAGATTCGTTGGTATCTGATACAAGTACGGAAACGAAGGCAGCGACAAATGCAGCGCCGAGATTGAATACTCCAATTTCGACTGTCCCTGCGATACAAGTGGATCAACGAGAtcaaagagatctggaagagTTGCTTGAGTTCATTGAGGGTAATCAGAATGGAAAgaaagataataataaaaaggcCGAGAAAAAAGCTAGGCAGAAGCAACGTAAG CTGGAAGAAAAGCTTAAAAGAGATAGGCAAGAAGCCGAAAAATTGAAACTGATAGAGTTACAAAAAAAGACACCGGAAGTAACGATCACCGTTGTAGACCCGCAAAAACCTGTTCCTCAAAGATTATTACCTCAGTGTAACCTACCCGAAGTATCTATTTTACCTACGTCACCCCCAGTAGCATTGCCGACTGTAAAGCAATtaagtaataaaaagaaagacaaacAAGAAGTCTGTAGCAATAGTAGTAACACTAGTAGCAGTAGCTGTagcagcagtagtagtagtaccAGTAATATAAATAGCAAAACGAAGACTGCATCTGTGAATACCAATGTAAAGAACAAAAGTATTAGTAAAGCCGAGAAATTGATGATCTCTGGTCAGGTGAACAATAAAGCGGTGATCAAAAGCGATAAAACTGAAGTTAGCaataaaagtaacaaaataCAGACAAACAATAGCAATAGCACAAATGTGAAAAATAACGCAATGGACAAATCACTGACTGTCGACTTGGATAATAAAAACTtgacgaagaaagaaaggaaaaagttgaaaaaaaaaatgaaaaaaatggagGAGGTGAAGGCAAAAGAGGAGACAAAGAAACCGGTTCAGACGGAGACTCAACCGCAGATCGTGACAATTAAGAGAGTCATGGAGTCTAATAGCGCGGAACCGACAGTCACGATCACGTTAAAAGGTCAAACACCGGCTGAAGATAAAGTTCTATTCACTTTGGTGAATGGTCAGACGAAAGAAGTAACTGGCTTGAAACTGGAGAACGAACAAAGTCAGAACGTTTacgggaagaaaaagaaaaccaaagcaaataataataacaacaataataataatactagtaataataacaataattcgTTGCAACAGGGAAACAAACAGCAGCAAACGAACAATTCGAAACAGCAGACGCAGAATAAAATTTGTGACAGCAAGAACAATATGAAACAACAGTCGAACAATGAAAAGAGCAAAGGGAAGCAAGTAGACGAGAAAAAAATACAGCAACAGAATATTACTGAAATAAAAACGAAGTCTAAGAAAGacaagaaaaatatagaaaacaaGGAGAATGTGCTGCAACAAAACGTCGTAAATAAGAATAAGAATCAATCACAGAACGTAAGTGGAAAGAAACAGAATAAAGTTAATACCCCACCTCAAACTCCAGTTTCGCAAAAGCCATCACAGAACTTCAATATCAGTAGCGACAACAAAAAAACGAAAATACAGTCGCAAGAGAGAAATGGGCAATTAAATTCCAACAAAAGCAGTAAGAACACATCTGCTAGTATTACTATTAAACAAATGAAAGGTGACAACCAAAAAATtcaaagtaaattaataaatcagaCGACGATCAAACAACGACAGGAATTGCATTCAGCATCCACGGAAAGAATTAATTCGCCATTGAGCAGTCAGTTCAAAGATATTGGCGCAAATTCGAAGATTAACATAGAGAATTTAAAGCTGCCACCCGGTATTACGATAACTAAAGTTGACGCTCCTGCGAAACCCTTGCCAATCAGATCAGCGCCACTGCCTAAACCAGTAAATCCGCCTAAGCAAACTACGATAATTGCAGCACCGATGAGCGGCGTTCAATCAAGTTACGCGAGTTCTCAGGCGGGTGGTAATGTAATAGTAGTGGACACTGGAAAATTGAAGCAGGATCTATTACCTAAACCGGCAGAAAAAG ATGTTGCTAAAGAAACGCAACAAAGTCAGAGCACTACcaacaagaagaagaaaaaaaagaataaaaacggATTAAATTCTAGCAACACGTCACATCAACCAACAATACAAAATAATGATCCTTTCGTGAACGACCATGCTGATGAGCCTGCCAGAATACTTCACAACCCAAGTACCAATATGGTAACCATAAGGAACCCGGCGTTTGGCCCGATGAAGGTGCCACCTACCCAACAGGCGGCGATCATAAAAGTATCAGAGAATGGTATGGTCACCATTAGGAGTCCTGCGTTGCAGCAGGCGATCAACGCAGGCCTTACATCCCCTCCAAAGCCAGATTATATCGTGAAAGGTGATCTGTCATCAAAAACGTCGATGGAAAACTCAAGTTTAAAACACACTAATGGTATTATCCCGTCGAGTTTGGCGGAGCTGCGAAGCAGACTGACGCCAGACTGTACGACTTTAAGTGGCTTGGCTAATATACAAATCAGTAAAGTAACGAATGGTCAACCTATACCGGAGAACGGAATCAACCTAAAGGGGACTAGCGTGACGTTGACAAAAGTGAGGACAGAGCCCTGCATGGAGGATGTGCAGTGCGCAAAAACGGCGGTTCGAGAAGCGATAAACGCCTCGATAGCGGCATCGTCTAGCGGCAAGagcaagaaaaagaagaagcgcGGTACCGGTACAAGACAATGCGGAGATGACTGGAACCTCGTTG TTACGTGTCCTCGAACGATGTATAAGTCGCGAGACACATTTCGATGCTGA
- the LOC126923787 gene encoding uncharacterized protein LOC126923787 isoform X4, which translates to MSGSDGEDGQCNGTIESNVVAMDDVLVKKHTDDTLCDGCVTVEGDFTRQESKRTINYTEDAVSSPVVADSIPVADSIPVADSVPVASVTLDESVVDEFIKGARASHSMELNAMQTRPESLVESPSTAVNIDNPFRGKEMCSCDVCKAKRELLREELHKAMKFQNLWAELRQHIRGSFNVALEASCFLGGLEFQQTPFSADDTHKIVLQLCKRNPHQLFMRLVSLAQEFVVEIKVRLLNLLQHLSVNNLPEIFLIGLLDDYDALITTAVKISEFVKLLKDHLGKFNYKFPLPWAAFIKKLYQIYIYDDPFIQNSLSPFIGQLKKVLPLKSSEYQRLFHRYLWFEKEMTVIRDLWAETESWMDKYNAEQACRMTHLRQVREVFTATRKLMEPRMLNKWTDVESELYEANGQLSAITSQEKVGVSEVDNRPLSPTPDLSLDSPNMPPSIEILQILLDDWSKVVKSLRQKLSDVTDAQPTTDIYTNGQEDFFDYACATCHLVQSAMRSVRAHIEGTCLENNIEEEKSCECHMCIGPAISSSINKSDAENILLPLENPFPQLTNGFLEDTANFSATQVKKKIEDLEIKEIKSDGNEIRIENEDVDLRAPDPQLCSCVYQHVKEITERKVVLENPPCLCLLNSKRKIWDTCPCLTKSVPEPVSPNDHPKPPSPSIVKANQEPNKPAVKTGSTQSAQTQTRHSTTQTPNTAHNHTTHQGTTHSHTHGSLPDLVKNTGPTHRSHSHSNHSSHACHKQANVEHIKRVSCNDLSSGDGDCSDSGSSQEDSCSTSSSVQRDSSRHCDCCYCEVFGHGVPSVAPVSRNYNEMRERLRQLLTKKKARKCKATCSPSKSSSDSLVSDTSTETKAATNAAPRLNTPISTVPAIQVDQRDQRDLEELLEFIEGNQNGKKDNNKKAEKKARQKQRKLEEKLKRDRQEAEKLKLIELQKKTPEVTITVVDPQKPVPQRLLPQCNLPEVSILPTSPPVALPTVKQLSNKKKDKQEVCSNSSNTSSSSCSSSSSSTSNINSKTKTASVNTNVKNKSISKAEKLMISGQVNNKAVIKSDKTEVSNKSNKIQTNNSNSTNVKNNAMDKSLTVDLDNKNLTKKERKKLKKKMKKMEEVKAKEETKKPVQTETQPQIVTIKRVMESNSAEPTVTITLKGQTPAEDKVLFTLVNGQTKEVTGLKLENEQSQNVYGKKKKTKANNNNNNNNNTSNNNNNSLQQGNKQQQTNNSKQQTQNKICDSKNNMKQQSNNEKSKGKQVDEKKIQQQNITEIKTKSKKDKKNIENKENVLQQNVVNKNKNQSQNVSGKKQNKVNTPPQTPVSQKPSQNFNISSDNKKTKIQSQERNGQLNSNKSSKNTSASITIKQMKGDNQKIQSKLINQTTIKQRQELHSASTERINSPLSSQFKDIGANSKINIENLKLPPGITITKVDAPAKPLPIRSAPLPKPVNPPKQTTIIAAPMSGVQSSYASSQAGGNVIVVDTGKLKQDLLPKPAEKDVAKETQQSQSTTNKKKKKKNKNGLNSSNTSHQPTIQNNDPFVNDHADEPARILHNPSTNMVTIRNPAFGPMKVPPTQQAAIIKVSENGMVTIRSPALQQAINAGLTSPPKPDYIVKGDLSSKTSMENSSLKHTNGIIPSSLAELRSRLTPDCTTLSGLANIQISKVTNGQPIPENGINLKGTSVTLTKVRTEPCMEDVQCAKTAVREAINASIAASSSGKSKKKKKRGTGTRQCGDDWNLVGEKQQ; encoded by the exons ATGAGCGGCAGCGACGGCGAGGACGGTCAGTGCAACGGGACGATAGAAAGCAACGTAGTAGCGATGGATGACGTTCTTGTTAAGAAACACACTGACGACACTCTCTGCGATGGATGTGTTACCGTCGAAGGCGATTTCACGCGACAGGAAAGCAAACGGACTATTAATTATACAGAGGATGCTGTTAGCTCTCCCGTTGTTGCGGACTCGATCCCTGTCGCGGACTCGATCCCAGTCGCGGACTCGGTTCCTGTCGCG AGCGTGACACTTGACGAAAGCGTAGTGGATGAGTTTATCAAGGGCGCGAGGGCTTCCCATAGCATGGAACTGAATGCGATGCAAACGAGGCCTGAGTCGCTTGTCGAAAGTCCAAGTACCGCTGTGAACATAGACAACCCGTTCAGGGGTAAGGAAATGTGTTCATGCGATGTATGCAAAGCAAAAAG GGAACTGCTTAGAGAGGAGTTACATAAAGCCATGAAGTTCCAAAATCTATGGGCAGAGTTACGTCAACATATAAGGGGTTCCTTTAATGTTGCCTTAGAAGCTTCTTGTTTCCTTGGAGGGTTAGAGTTCCAACAAACTCCATTTTCAGCGGATGATACGCACAAGATTGTTTTGCA ACTGTGTAAAAGGAATCCTCATCAGTTATTTATGAGGCTAGTAAGCCTGGCACAGGAGTTTGTTGTAGAAATAAAAGTTCGATTATTAAATCTTTTACAACATCTTAGTGTAAATAATTTACCAGAAATTTTTCTTATag GCCTTTTAGATGATTATGATGCATTAATAACAACAGCTGTGAAAATTTCTGAATTTGTAAAACTTTTAAAAGATCATTTGGGCAAGTTCAATTATAAATTTCCTTTACCATGGGctgcttttattaagaaattatatCAGATTTATATATATGATGATCCATTTATACAAAACAGTCTGTCACCTTTTATTGGCCAG TTAAAGAAAGTTTTGCCCTTAAAAAGCTCGGAATACCAGCGTCTTTTCCATCGGTATTTATGGTTTGAGAAAGAAATGACGGTAATTAGAGATCTATGGGCAGAAACTGAATCGTGGATGGACAAGTACAA TGCAGAACAAGCATGTCGAATGACCCATCTTAGGCAAGTAAGGGAAGTGTTCACAGCAACTAGGAAACTTATGGAACCACGTATGTTAAATAAGTGGACCGACGTTGAAAG TGAATTGTATGAAGCGAATGGCCAACTTTCGGCGATTACTTCGCAAGAAAAAGTTGGCGTATCAGAGGTGGACAACAGGCCTTTAAGTCCTACACCGGATTTAAGTTTGGATTCACCCAATATGCCTCCAAGTATCGagatattacaaattttattggATGACTGGAGCAAGGTTGTAAAGTCTCTACGTCAGAAATTATCTGATGTAACAGATGCACAACCGACTACGGACATTTATACTAATGGACAGGAAGATTTCTTTGATTATGCTTGCGCAACTTGCCATTTAGTACAGTCTGCAATGAGATCAGTCAG GGCTCATATTGAAGGAACTTGTTTAGAGAATAatatagaagaagaaaaaagctgTGAATGTCATATGTGTATAGGACCTGCGATATCTTCTAGT ATTAATAAAAGTGATgcagaaaatatattattaccattagAAAATCCTTTTCCACAACTTACAAATGGATTCTTAG AAGATACGGCTAATTTTTCGGCAACGCaagtaaagaaaaaaatagaggATCTGGAGATAAAGGAAATAAAGAGCGACGGCAATGAAATAAGAATCGAAAATGAAGATGTTGATTTAAGGGCGCCCGATCCACAACTTTGTTCATGTGTATATCAGCATGTGAAAGAAATAACAGAGAGAAAAGTGGTGCTAGAAAATCCACCTTGTTTGTGTTTGCTAAACTCCAAACGGAAGATATGGGACACTTGTCCATGCCTAACAAAAT ctGTACCTGAACCAGTTTCACCGAATGATCATCCAAAGCCACCGTCGCCTTCTATCGTGAAGGCTAATCAGGAACCAAATAAACCTGCAGTAAAAACTGGTTCTACGCAGTCTGCTCAAACACAGACGAGGCATTCTACAACGCAGACACCGAACACCGCTCACAATCATACAACGCATCAGG GTACCACTCATTCACATACACATGGGTCCCTTCCAGACTTGGTAAAAAACACGGGTCCTACCCATAGATCTCATAGCCACAGCAATCATTCGTCGCACGCCTGTCACAAACAGGCTAATGTCGAGCACATTAAAAGAGTCTCGTGCAACGACT TAAGTTCCGGAGATGGGGATTGTTCGGATTCCGGGAGTAGTCAGGAAGACTCTTGTTCTACCAGCAGTTCCGTGCAAAGGGATTCCAGTAGACATTGCGACTGTTGTTATTGCGAAGTATTTGGCCATGGAGTT CCTTCGGTAGCACCAGTTAGTAGAAATTATAATGAAATGAGAGAACGATTACGACAATTACTAACCAAGAAAAAAGCTAGGAAGTGTAAAGCCACGTGTAGCCCTTCAAAAAGTTCGTCAGATTCGTTGGTATCTGATACAAGTACGGAAACGAAGGCAGCGACAAATGCAGCGCCGAGATTGAATACTCCAATTTCGACTGTCCCTGCGATACAAGTGGATCAACGAGAtcaaagagatctggaagagTTGCTTGAGTTCATTGAGGGTAATCAGAATGGAAAgaaagataataataaaaaggcCGAGAAAAAAGCTAGGCAGAAGCAACGTAAG CTGGAAGAAAAGCTTAAAAGAGATAGGCAAGAAGCCGAAAAATTGAAACTGATAGAGTTACAAAAAAAGACACCGGAAGTAACGATCACCGTTGTAGACCCGCAAAAACCTGTTCCTCAAAGATTATTACCTCAGTGTAACCTACCCGAAGTATCTATTTTACCTACGTCACCCCCAGTAGCATTGCCGACTGTAAAGCAATtaagtaataaaaagaaagacaaacAAGAAGTCTGTAGCAATAGTAGTAACACTAGTAGCAGTAGCTGTagcagcagtagtagtagtaccAGTAATATAAATAGCAAAACGAAGACTGCATCTGTGAATACCAATGTAAAGAACAAAAGTATTAGTAAAGCCGAGAAATTGATGATCTCTGGTCAGGTGAACAATAAAGCGGTGATCAAAAGCGATAAAACTGAAGTTAGCaataaaagtaacaaaataCAGACAAACAATAGCAATAGCACAAATGTGAAAAATAACGCAATGGACAAATCACTGACTGTCGACTTGGATAATAAAAACTtgacgaagaaagaaaggaaaaagttgaaaaaaaaaatgaaaaaaatggagGAGGTGAAGGCAAAAGAGGAGACAAAGAAACCGGTTCAGACGGAGACTCAACCGCAGATCGTGACAATTAAGAGAGTCATGGAGTCTAATAGCGCGGAACCGACAGTCACGATCACGTTAAAAGGTCAAACACCGGCTGAAGATAAAGTTCTATTCACTTTGGTGAATGGTCAGACGAAAGAAGTAACTGGCTTGAAACTGGAGAACGAACAAAGTCAGAACGTTTacgggaagaaaaagaaaaccaaagcaaataataataacaacaataataataatactagtaataataacaataattcgTTGCAACAGGGAAACAAACAGCAGCAAACGAACAATTCGAAACAGCAGACGCAGAATAAAATTTGTGACAGCAAGAACAATATGAAACAACAGTCGAACAATGAAAAGAGCAAAGGGAAGCAAGTAGACGAGAAAAAAATACAGCAACAGAATATTACTGAAATAAAAACGAAGTCTAAGAAAGacaagaaaaatatagaaaacaaGGAGAATGTGCTGCAACAAAACGTCGTAAATAAGAATAAGAATCAATCACAGAACGTAAGTGGAAAGAAACAGAATAAAGTTAATACCCCACCTCAAACTCCAGTTTCGCAAAAGCCATCACAGAACTTCAATATCAGTAGCGACAACAAAAAAACGAAAATACAGTCGCAAGAGAGAAATGGGCAATTAAATTCCAACAAAAGCAGTAAGAACACATCTGCTAGTATTACTATTAAACAAATGAAAGGTGACAACCAAAAAATtcaaagtaaattaataaatcagaCGACGATCAAACAACGACAGGAATTGCATTCAGCATCCACGGAAAGAATTAATTCGCCATTGAGCAGTCAGTTCAAAGATATTGGCGCAAATTCGAAGATTAACATAGAGAATTTAAAGCTGCCACCCGGTATTACGATAACTAAAGTTGACGCTCCTGCGAAACCCTTGCCAATCAGATCAGCGCCACTGCCTAAACCAGTAAATCCGCCTAAGCAAACTACGATAATTGCAGCACCGATGAGCGGCGTTCAATCAAGTTACGCGAGTTCTCAGGCGGGTGGTAATGTAATAGTAGTGGACACTGGAAAATTGAAGCAGGATCTATTACCTAAACCGGCAGAAAAAG ATGTTGCTAAAGAAACGCAACAAAGTCAGAGCACTACcaacaagaagaagaaaaaaaagaataaaaacggATTAAATTCTAGCAACACGTCACATCAACCAACAATACAAAATAATGATCCTTTCGTGAACGACCATGCTGATGAGCCTGCCAGAATACTTCACAACCCAAGTACCAATATGGTAACCATAAGGAACCCGGCGTTTGGCCCGATGAAGGTGCCACCTACCCAACAGGCGGCGATCATAAAAGTATCAGAGAATGGTATGGTCACCATTAGGAGTCCTGCGTTGCAGCAGGCGATCAACGCAGGCCTTACATCCCCTCCAAAGCCAGATTATATCGTGAAAGGTGATCTGTCATCAAAAACGTCGATGGAAAACTCAAGTTTAAAACACACTAATGGTATTATCCCGTCGAGTTTGGCGGAGCTGCGAAGCAGACTGACGCCAGACTGTACGACTTTAAGTGGCTTGGCTAATATACAAATCAGTAAAGTAACGAATGGTCAACCTATACCGGAGAACGGAATCAACCTAAAGGGGACTAGCGTGACGTTGACAAAAGTGAGGACAGAGCCCTGCATGGAGGATGTGCAGTGCGCAAAAACGGCGGTTCGAGAAGCGATAAACGCCTCGATAGCGGCATCGTCTAGCGGCAAGagcaagaaaaagaagaagcgcGGTACCGGTACAAGACAATGCGGAGATGACTGGAACCTCGTTGGTGAGAAACAACAATAA